A DNA window from Kitasatospora atroaurantiaca contains the following coding sequences:
- a CDS encoding DUF6230 family protein: MSQTFGKTRWKRFALVMVPSIAATAAIGVSLANNALAASFSVSGQDFKVTVKDLTGEHFSQFGGVDFETNGTPHVVAISAFDHATLKGLCQSVKTNLGPLGYWTLVLNAGDGEKPVDAKNLLIDLNQLNADAEFTNINIGQDASTLGNKNGDAVDLVRKAGKLPTGDKGFAQAADVAHLTGVQQTAWATSAGTFTLNGLKLNIVKGSGNGVECY; encoded by the coding sequence ATGTCCCAGACTTTCGGCAAGACCCGCTGGAAGCGCTTCGCCCTGGTGATGGTGCCCAGCATCGCCGCGACGGCCGCCATCGGCGTCAGCCTGGCGAACAACGCGCTCGCCGCCTCGTTCAGCGTCTCCGGCCAGGACTTCAAGGTCACTGTCAAGGACCTGACCGGCGAGCACTTCTCCCAGTTCGGCGGGGTGGACTTCGAGACCAACGGCACTCCGCACGTGGTCGCCATCTCGGCCTTCGACCACGCGACCCTCAAGGGTCTGTGCCAGTCCGTGAAGACCAACCTCGGTCCGCTCGGCTACTGGACCCTGGTGCTCAACGCGGGTGACGGCGAGAAGCCGGTCGACGCCAAGAACCTGCTGATCGACCTGAACCAGCTGAACGCCGATGCCGAGTTCACCAACATCAACATCGGCCAGGACGCCTCCACCCTCGGCAACAAGAACGGCGACGCGGTGGACCTCGTCCGCAAGGCGGGCAAGCTGCCGACCGGTGACAAGGGCTTCGCGCAGGCGGCCGACGTTGCCCACCTCACCGGTGTGCAGCAGACCGCCTGGGCCACCTCGGCGGGCACCTTCACGCTCAACGGCCTGAAGCTGAACATCGTCAAGGGCTCCGGCAACGGCGTCGAGTGCTACTGA